Proteins found in one Oncorhynchus mykiss isolate Arlee chromosome 17, USDA_OmykA_1.1, whole genome shotgun sequence genomic segment:
- the LOC110493475 gene encoding ATP synthase membrane subunit DAPIT, mitochondrial has product MGGHDAGTSHQFTGFAKYFNAYTITGRRNCVLLTYASIATIALFFKLKPKKQAAVTAK; this is encoded by the exons ATGGGCGGACACGACGCAGGAACCAGTCACCAGTTTACTGGTTTTGCCAAGTACTTCAATGCATACACAATCACAGGCAGGAGGAAC TGTGTCTTGCTCACATATGCAAGCATAGCCACCATTGCCCTCTTCTTCAAGTTGAAGCCCAAGAAACAGGCGGCTGTCACGGCAAAGTGA